The Muricauda sp. SCSIO 65647 genome includes a region encoding these proteins:
- a CDS encoding DUF3822 family protein gives MIEKVKTNNIDNTITDTPFKKLSIQVGLNGLSFCIIDTIGNKIVDSDQLVFKTESTPYLLLKELKNLFAQKNVARHQISNVTVVHQNNLFSIVPKVFFNADELPNYLKFNTKILPSDHIVFDEIKNHDMVNVYVPYTNVNNYIFEQYGEFEFKHSGTVLIQTLLEQQNTGSEPICYVHVTERTLEIIVVRQKSLLLYNFFDYQTKEDFLYYVLFVFEQLGLDVEKHHLKLFGRIEENDSVYTLCYGYIKNISVFTLANSSYFFDHLQEDSIDLTLLSSL, from the coding sequence ATGATAGAAAAGGTGAAAACCAATAATATAGACAACACTATAACTGATACTCCTTTTAAGAAATTGTCCATTCAGGTTGGCTTGAATGGACTTTCTTTTTGTATTATCGATACCATTGGAAACAAAATAGTTGATTCTGATCAACTCGTATTCAAGACAGAATCTACACCTTACCTTTTACTAAAGGAATTAAAAAATCTTTTTGCCCAAAAGAATGTTGCGCGGCACCAGATCTCAAATGTTACGGTTGTGCACCAAAACAACTTGTTCAGTATTGTGCCCAAAGTGTTCTTTAATGCCGACGAGCTACCCAATTACCTAAAGTTCAATACCAAAATATTGCCCAGTGACCATATCGTTTTCGACGAAATAAAAAATCATGATATGGTCAATGTATATGTGCCGTACACCAATGTAAATAATTATATTTTTGAACAATACGGCGAATTTGAGTTTAAGCATTCAGGCACTGTTTTGATACAGACACTGCTAGAGCAGCAAAATACGGGTTCTGAACCCATTTGTTATGTTCACGTGACCGAGCGAACGCTCGAAATAATCGTGGTTCGCCAAAAAAGTCTTTTGTTGTACAACTTCTTCGATTATCAAACCAAAGAAGACTTCTTGTACTATGTGCTCTTTGTGTTCGAGCAATTGGGGCTCGATGTTGAAAAGCACCATCTAAAGCTGTTCGGAAGAATTGAAGAAAACGATTCGGTTTATACGCTCTGTTACGGGTATATCAAAAATATCTCGGTCTTTACCCTTGCGAACTCCTCTTATTTTTTTGATCATCTTCAAGAAGATTCAATTGATCTCACACTTTTAAGTTCCCTTTAA
- a CDS encoding DNA polymerase III subunit gamma/tau: MEPFVVSARKYRPQSFKDVVGQEAITNTLENAIEHDHLAQALLFCGPRGVGKTTCARILAKKINQDGTEGENEDFAFNIFELDAASNNSVDDIRNLIDQVRIPPQVGKYKVYIIDEVHMLSQSAFNAFLKTLEEPPKHAIFILATTEKHKIIPTILSRCQIFDFKRITVKDTAKYLQYIAKEQGVEADEDALHIIAQKADGAMRDALSIFDRVVSFSGKRLTRKAVSENLNVLDFETYFKTVELILKNDIPSLLVLFNKVIALGFDGHHFVTGLATHFRDLMVCKNEATIELLEVGEAVKKEYLDQAKETSKAFLLRALEIANDCDLKYKTSRNQRLLVELMLMQLASLTFEGEKKKDDAIIPASYFKGQKNGETSTYAPPPPTEKREIAESTSLPVHEVSAVKKSEEIISGEKIEPPVVPASEEMPEPPKITLENPQKRVSGLSLSSIKAKKEHQNTKETTIVDKNDLPKDPFTEADMQQHWADFTKKLIKKGRRILASSLQTDIPKLLNGHIIKIELPNHTMKKEVEREQKPLLDYLKEKLNNHSIQLQIAVNEEAIQKYAFTPEEKYQKLKEKNPTIELLRKEFDLDL; this comes from the coding sequence TTGGAACCTTTTGTAGTATCGGCACGTAAATATAGACCTCAATCATTCAAGGATGTGGTGGGGCAAGAAGCCATAACCAATACCCTTGAAAATGCCATTGAGCATGACCATCTGGCACAAGCCCTACTTTTCTGTGGACCAAGAGGGGTAGGCAAGACCACTTGTGCGCGTATTTTGGCCAAAAAAATCAACCAAGATGGCACGGAAGGTGAAAATGAAGATTTTGCTTTCAATATTTTTGAACTCGATGCCGCTTCGAACAACTCTGTTGATGATATACGCAACCTAATTGACCAAGTGAGAATTCCGCCACAGGTCGGCAAGTATAAGGTCTATATCATCGACGAGGTGCATATGCTTTCGCAGTCTGCGTTCAATGCGTTTCTGAAAACTTTGGAAGAGCCCCCAAAACATGCCATTTTCATTCTCGCAACAACGGAAAAGCATAAAATCATACCTACTATTCTTTCGCGCTGCCAGATATTTGATTTTAAAAGGATAACGGTCAAAGACACCGCCAAATACTTGCAGTACATTGCCAAAGAACAAGGGGTTGAAGCTGATGAGGATGCACTTCATATCATAGCCCAAAAAGCCGACGGAGCGATGCGTGATGCACTTTCTATCTTTGATAGGGTCGTCAGTTTTTCAGGCAAACGGTTGACCCGAAAAGCAGTTTCAGAAAATCTCAACGTGCTTGATTTCGAAACCTATTTCAAGACTGTTGAACTCATCTTAAAAAATGATATCCCAAGTCTTTTGGTGCTTTTCAATAAGGTCATTGCCCTTGGATTCGACGGGCACCATTTTGTTACTGGCCTGGCCACCCATTTCAGGGATTTGATGGTATGTAAAAACGAAGCCACAATTGAGTTGTTGGAAGTTGGTGAGGCCGTCAAAAAAGAATATTTAGACCAAGCAAAAGAAACATCAAAAGCTTTTCTGCTGCGGGCTTTAGAGATTGCCAATGACTGTGACCTAAAGTACAAGACCAGTAGAAACCAGCGATTATTGGTCGAACTAATGTTGATGCAATTGGCGTCGCTTACCTTTGAGGGCGAAAAAAAAAAGGATGATGCGATAATACCTGCCTCGTACTTCAAGGGTCAAAAAAATGGCGAGACCTCGACATATGCCCCGCCACCTCCAACTGAAAAAAGGGAAATCGCCGAGTCGACCTCGCTCCCTGTACATGAAGTGTCGGCAGTAAAGAAATCTGAAGAAATCATTTCTGGGGAAAAAATAGAGCCCCCTGTTGTGCCTGCTTCAGAAGAAATGCCCGAACCACCAAAAATCACATTGGAAAATCCCCAAAAAAGGGTATCAGGCCTTTCACTATCGAGCATTAAGGCAAAAAAAGAGCATCAAAACACTAAAGAGACAACCATTGTCGATAAAAACGACCTGCCAAAGGATCCTTTTACAGAAGCCGATATGCAGCAACATTGGGCCGACTTTACCAAAAAACTCATCAAAAAGGGTAGAAGAATCTTGGCCAGTAGCCTACAGACCGATATACCCAAATTGTTGAACGGTCATATCATCAAAATCGAATTGCCCAACCACACGATGAAAAAGGAAGTGGAACGTGAGCAAAAACCTCTTTTAGACTATCTCAAGGAAAAATTGAACAACCACTCCATTCAACTACAGATTGCCGTAAACGAAGAGGCCATACAGAAATATGCTTTTACCCCCGAAGAGAAATATCAAAAGTTGAAAGAGAAAAACCCCACGATCGAGCTATTGCGAAAAGAGTTCGATCTGGATCTATGA
- a CDS encoding transmembrane 220 family protein: protein MKNFFKILALVFTGLFIWAAAVQHNDPDSLHWYLLYGMAALASLLFILGNLRFLWAVFLFGFYIGFAIYYWPEKFEGVTIGEGDIVNIERGREALGLGITALIMLIYAVRIRVAKSS, encoded by the coding sequence ATGAAAAATTTCTTTAAAATTTTGGCGCTGGTCTTTACCGGACTGTTCATTTGGGCAGCCGCTGTACAACACAACGACCCCGATTCGTTGCATTGGTACCTCCTTTACGGAATGGCGGCTTTGGCCTCTTTATTGTTTATTTTGGGAAACCTCAGATTTCTATGGGCAGTTTTTCTTTTCGGATTTTATATCGGATTTGCCATTTACTATTGGCCTGAAAAATTCGAGGGTGTGACCATAGGCGAAGGTGATATCGTGAACATAGAACGAGGAAGGGAAGCATTGGGTTTGGGCATCACTGCACTTATCATGCTCATTTATGCCGTGCGCATTCGTGTTGCCAAGAGTTCATAG
- a CDS encoding RsmD family RNA methyltransferase, with protein MRIISGKYRGKRLVAPKKLPVRPTTDMAKEGLFNILNNTFFFDELKVLDLFAGTGNISYEFASRGCRDVTAVDSHSACVSYIAKISKELELGIKTVKADVYKFLKGNDLKFDIIFSDPPYSFMPDDFQKIVELVFAEKLLNEDGLLIIEHASQTDLSKLYHFQEGRKYGGSTFSFFEW; from the coding sequence ATGCGGATCATTTCAGGAAAATATAGGGGCAAACGACTTGTCGCCCCCAAAAAGTTGCCGGTACGCCCAACCACTGATATGGCGAAAGAAGGGCTATTCAACATTCTCAACAACACGTTTTTTTTTGACGAACTGAAGGTATTAGATCTATTCGCGGGTACAGGAAACATAAGCTATGAGTTTGCTTCAAGAGGTTGTAGAGATGTAACGGCCGTTGATAGCCATTCAGCTTGTGTGAGCTATATTGCAAAGATTTCGAAAGAACTTGAACTTGGTATCAAAACGGTCAAGGCAGATGTTTATAAATTTTTGAAGGGAAACGATTTGAAGTTTGACATCATCTTTTCCGACCCGCCCTACAGCTTCATGCCAGACGATTTTCAAAAAATAGTCGAATTGGTTTTTGCTGAAAAGCTACTGAATGAAGATGGACTTCTGATCATCGAGCATGCCTCACAAACCGATTTGTCCAAATTATACCATTTTCAAGAGGGTAGAAAATATGGGGGAAGTACCTTTAGTTTTTTCGAATGGTAA